One stretch of Mangifera indica cultivar Alphonso chromosome 9, CATAS_Mindica_2.1, whole genome shotgun sequence DNA includes these proteins:
- the LOC123225394 gene encoding protein CNGC15c-like isoform X2: MGYGNSRPVRFQDDLELAKAPVIIGDRVVKFKYKIDGTQIPETSTKNSEKEVSGKARKFLKTRVLSRVFSEDFEGVKRRILDPRGQTIRRWNKIFLIACIVSLFVDPLFFYLPTIYIRFRTAYVAPSSRVFGRGELVIDSSKIALRYLKKAFWIDFTAALPLPQLLIWTVIPNLRGSTTTNTKNVLRFIIIFQYLPRLFLILPLSQQIVKATGVVTETAWAGAAYNLILYMLASHVLGSCWYLLSIERQEACWRSVCNAEKPSCQYKYFDCHRVEDAGRDSWFRSNNITNLCDPNTSSYQFGIYADAATFDVATASFFNKHFYCLWWGLKNLSSLGQNLATGTYVGEIIFAIIIATLGLVLFALLIGNMQTYLQSITVRLEEWRIKRTDTEQWMHHRQLSPELKQSIRKYNQYKWIATGGVDEEALLKGLPLDLRRSIKCHLCLDLIRQVPLFDQMDESMLNAICERLKPALSTEGTFLVREGDPVNEMLFIIRGHLDSYTTNGGPFFNSCRIGPGDFCGEELLTWALDPCPSVILPSSTRTVKSISEVEAFALSSDDLKFVASQFGRLHGKQLQHKFRLYSHQWQAWAACLIQAAWRRFKKRKEAAQLRAKENHATEPELPQPLGLSTHVAQLAASARRDNMNKLSGSDSGVVSLLQKPAEPDFSVDEE; the protein is encoded by the exons ATGGGTTATGGTAATTCAAGACCTGTAAG ATTTCAGGATGATCTTGAATTAGCAAAAGCCCCCGTAATCATTGGAGATCGTGTGGTTAAATTCAAGTATAAGATTGATGGAACACAAATACCCGAGACAAGTACCAAGAACTCTGAGAAGGAGGTCTCCGGGAAGGCCAGAAAATTCCTGAAAACAAGAGTGCTATCAAGAGTGTTCTCTGAGGATTTTGAGGGAGTGAAGAGAAGGATATTGGATCCTAGAGGACAGACAATTCGGAGATGGAATAAGATCTTTCTAATAGCATGCATAGTCTCTCTGTTTGTAGATCCTTTGTTTTTTTACTTGCCAACA ATATACATTAGATTCCGTACAGCTTATGTTGCGCCGTCTTCTCGTGTATTTGGGAGAGGTGAGCTTGTTATTGATTCCTCAAAAATCGCTTTACGGTACCTCAAAAAGGCCTTTTGGATTGACTTCACTGCGGCCCTGCCACTTCCTCAG TTGTTGATATGGACTGTTATCCCCAATCTCAGGGGCTCGACAACCACAAACACGAAAAATGTCCTTCGCTTCATTATCATATTTCAGTACCTCCCAAGACTATTTCTCATATTGCCACTCTCACAACAAATTGTTAAGGCCACTGGCGTTGTGACAGAAACAGCCTGGGCAGGAGCCGCTTATAATCTCATTCTCTACATGTTGGCAAGCCAT GTTTTAGGATCTTGTTGGTACCTGCTGTCAATTGAGCGACAAGAAGCATGCTGGAGAAGTGTCTGCAATGCTGAGAAGCCATCATGTCAATACAAATATTTTGATTGCCACAGGGTTGAAGACGCCGGCAGAGATTCTTGGTTCAGGTCAAACAATATCACCAACCTTTGTGATCCAAACACTAGCTCCTATCAGTTTGGTATTTATGCTGATGCAGCAACATTTGATGTTGCAACAGCTTCATTCTTCAACAAGCATTTTTACTGTCTCTGGTGGGGCCTAAAAAACCTGAG CTCTCTAGGACAAAATCTTGCCACAGGCACTTATGTTGGAGAAATAATTTTTGCAATCATTATTGCAACACTGGGGCTTGTTCTCTTTGCATTGCTTATTGGGAATATGCAGACTTATCTCCAGTCCATAACAGTGAGATTAGAAGAGTGGAGAATCAAGAGAACTGATACAGAACAATGGATGCATCACAGGCAGCTATCTCCAGAGTTAAAGCAAtctattagaaaatataatcaatataaatggATAGCCACTggaggagttgatgaagaagcTCTTCTCAAAGGTCTTCCATTAGATCTCAGGAGGAGCATCAAATGTCACCTCTGCCTCGATCTAATCCGACAA gTTCCATTGTTTGATCAAATGGATGAAAGCATGCTTAATGCAATATGTGAGAGGCTTAAACCTGCCTTAAGCACTGAAGGTACATTTCTTGTACGTGAAGGTGACCCTGTCAATGAGATGCTATTCATAATCCGAGGCCATCTAGATTCCTACACCACTAATGGCGGCCCTTTTTTTAACTCATGCCGCATTGGCCCAGGGGACTTCTGTGGCGAGGAATTGTTGACATGGGCTTTAGACCCCTGCCCAAGTGTCATTCTTCCTTCATCAACTCGAACAGTCAAATCCATTTCAGAAGTTGAGGCATTTGCTTTAAGTTCAGATGACTTGAAGTTTGTAGCATCACAATTTGGGAGACTGCATGGCAAACAGCTTCAACACAAGTTCAGACTCTACTCACACCAGTGGCAAGCATGGGCTGCTTGTCTCATACAAGCAGCTTGGCGCCGGTTTAAAAAGCGCAAGGAAGCAGCTCAACTGAGGGCTAAAGAGAACCATGCTACTGAACCTGAATTACCCCAACCTCTAGGATTATCAACGCATGTGGCACAGTTGGCTGCAAGTGCTAGAAGAGACAATATGAATAAGCTTTCTGGGTCTGATTCTGGGGTTGTTAGTCTATTGCAAAAGCCTGCAGAACCAGATTTTTCTGTAGATGAAGAATGA
- the LOC123225394 gene encoding protein CNGC15c-like isoform X1 translates to MGYGNSRPVRFQDDLELAKAPVIIGDRVVKFKYKIDGTQIPETSTKNSEKEVSGKARKFLKTRVLSRVFSEDFEGVKRRILDPRGQTIRRWNKIFLIACIVSLFVDPLFFYLPTVRNQVCIEIEVPLEVFLTIIRSLSDAFYIIQIYIRFRTAYVAPSSRVFGRGELVIDSSKIALRYLKKAFWIDFTAALPLPQLLIWTVIPNLRGSTTTNTKNVLRFIIIFQYLPRLFLILPLSQQIVKATGVVTETAWAGAAYNLILYMLASHVLGSCWYLLSIERQEACWRSVCNAEKPSCQYKYFDCHRVEDAGRDSWFRSNNITNLCDPNTSSYQFGIYADAATFDVATASFFNKHFYCLWWGLKNLSSLGQNLATGTYVGEIIFAIIIATLGLVLFALLIGNMQTYLQSITVRLEEWRIKRTDTEQWMHHRQLSPELKQSIRKYNQYKWIATGGVDEEALLKGLPLDLRRSIKCHLCLDLIRQVPLFDQMDESMLNAICERLKPALSTEGTFLVREGDPVNEMLFIIRGHLDSYTTNGGPFFNSCRIGPGDFCGEELLTWALDPCPSVILPSSTRTVKSISEVEAFALSSDDLKFVASQFGRLHGKQLQHKFRLYSHQWQAWAACLIQAAWRRFKKRKEAAQLRAKENHATEPELPQPLGLSTHVAQLAASARRDNMNKLSGSDSGVVSLLQKPAEPDFSVDEE, encoded by the exons ATGGGTTATGGTAATTCAAGACCTGTAAG ATTTCAGGATGATCTTGAATTAGCAAAAGCCCCCGTAATCATTGGAGATCGTGTGGTTAAATTCAAGTATAAGATTGATGGAACACAAATACCCGAGACAAGTACCAAGAACTCTGAGAAGGAGGTCTCCGGGAAGGCCAGAAAATTCCTGAAAACAAGAGTGCTATCAAGAGTGTTCTCTGAGGATTTTGAGGGAGTGAAGAGAAGGATATTGGATCCTAGAGGACAGACAATTCGGAGATGGAATAAGATCTTTCTAATAGCATGCATAGTCTCTCTGTTTGTAGATCCTTTGTTTTTTTACTTGCCAACAGTAAGAAATCAAGTGTGTATAGAAATTGAAGTACCCCTTGAAGTGTTTCTCACAATCATCAGATCACTATCTGATGCCTTTTACATTATTCAGATATACATTAGATTCCGTACAGCTTATGTTGCGCCGTCTTCTCGTGTATTTGGGAGAGGTGAGCTTGTTATTGATTCCTCAAAAATCGCTTTACGGTACCTCAAAAAGGCCTTTTGGATTGACTTCACTGCGGCCCTGCCACTTCCTCAG TTGTTGATATGGACTGTTATCCCCAATCTCAGGGGCTCGACAACCACAAACACGAAAAATGTCCTTCGCTTCATTATCATATTTCAGTACCTCCCAAGACTATTTCTCATATTGCCACTCTCACAACAAATTGTTAAGGCCACTGGCGTTGTGACAGAAACAGCCTGGGCAGGAGCCGCTTATAATCTCATTCTCTACATGTTGGCAAGCCAT GTTTTAGGATCTTGTTGGTACCTGCTGTCAATTGAGCGACAAGAAGCATGCTGGAGAAGTGTCTGCAATGCTGAGAAGCCATCATGTCAATACAAATATTTTGATTGCCACAGGGTTGAAGACGCCGGCAGAGATTCTTGGTTCAGGTCAAACAATATCACCAACCTTTGTGATCCAAACACTAGCTCCTATCAGTTTGGTATTTATGCTGATGCAGCAACATTTGATGTTGCAACAGCTTCATTCTTCAACAAGCATTTTTACTGTCTCTGGTGGGGCCTAAAAAACCTGAG CTCTCTAGGACAAAATCTTGCCACAGGCACTTATGTTGGAGAAATAATTTTTGCAATCATTATTGCAACACTGGGGCTTGTTCTCTTTGCATTGCTTATTGGGAATATGCAGACTTATCTCCAGTCCATAACAGTGAGATTAGAAGAGTGGAGAATCAAGAGAACTGATACAGAACAATGGATGCATCACAGGCAGCTATCTCCAGAGTTAAAGCAAtctattagaaaatataatcaatataaatggATAGCCACTggaggagttgatgaagaagcTCTTCTCAAAGGTCTTCCATTAGATCTCAGGAGGAGCATCAAATGTCACCTCTGCCTCGATCTAATCCGACAA gTTCCATTGTTTGATCAAATGGATGAAAGCATGCTTAATGCAATATGTGAGAGGCTTAAACCTGCCTTAAGCACTGAAGGTACATTTCTTGTACGTGAAGGTGACCCTGTCAATGAGATGCTATTCATAATCCGAGGCCATCTAGATTCCTACACCACTAATGGCGGCCCTTTTTTTAACTCATGCCGCATTGGCCCAGGGGACTTCTGTGGCGAGGAATTGTTGACATGGGCTTTAGACCCCTGCCCAAGTGTCATTCTTCCTTCATCAACTCGAACAGTCAAATCCATTTCAGAAGTTGAGGCATTTGCTTTAAGTTCAGATGACTTGAAGTTTGTAGCATCACAATTTGGGAGACTGCATGGCAAACAGCTTCAACACAAGTTCAGACTCTACTCACACCAGTGGCAAGCATGGGCTGCTTGTCTCATACAAGCAGCTTGGCGCCGGTTTAAAAAGCGCAAGGAAGCAGCTCAACTGAGGGCTAAAGAGAACCATGCTACTGAACCTGAATTACCCCAACCTCTAGGATTATCAACGCATGTGGCACAGTTGGCTGCAAGTGCTAGAAGAGACAATATGAATAAGCTTTCTGGGTCTGATTCTGGGGTTGTTAGTCTATTGCAAAAGCCTGCAGAACCAGATTTTTCTGTAGATGAAGAATGA
- the LOC123225461 gene encoding protein CNGC15b-like — protein sequence MGFHNSQCIRIKDDLEESGNAAYKTAKYNRRNYWKGVEVFEKTGKSLKAKVLSRVFSEDYENVNKNLIFDPDGQAVCQWSKILIVASLVSVFVDPLFFFLPIVREEGCIDKGSRTLATILTIIRTIGDIFYMFQIFVRFHTAYIAPSSRVFGRGEFVIDPSRIASRYLRKGFWLDLIAALPVPQVLTWLIIPNLNVSAVTYTNNILRSIIFFQYLPRVFLIFPLTSKIVEATGIVTETAWAGAAYNLLLFMLASHVSGACWYLLSVERQEACWRSACNLEKPFCEQVFLDCRWVKNSKRVHWSKSSKVTNICHPDNTFYQYGIYGEAVTNNITSLAFFNKYFYSLWWGLKNVSSIGQSLSTSTYIGEILFTIIVATLGLVLFGLLIGNMQRYLESITIRVEEWRIKRSDTEQWMHHRQLPPELRHSIRTYNQYKWVATRGVDEAALLKGLPMDLQREIKRHLCVNLVKRVPLFDKMDETMLDCICERLKPVLGTKGMFLMREGHPVNQMLFIIRGHLDSYTTDGGGTGCFNSCQIGPGDFCGDELLTWALDLRPSVILPSSTRTVKAITEVEAFTLISEDLNFVALQFRRLHSRQFRQTFRHYSHQWRTWAACFIQVAWRRHQKLKEAAKSRNGELSVGSFWDTYAESLIANTKSASSRQSPEAYDVVKNSLEKPAEPDFEE from the exons ATGGGATTTCATAACTCACAATGTATAAG AATTAAAGATGATCTTGAAGAAAGTGGAAATGCTGCATACAAAACTGCTAAGTATAACAGAAGAAACTACTGGAAAGGTGTGGAGGTTTTTGAGAAGACAGGAAAATCCTTAAAAGCTAAAGTACTCAGCAGAGTATTTTCTGAGGACTATGAAAATGTGAACAAGAACTTGATTTTTGATCCTGATGGACAAGCCGTTTGCCAATGGAGCAAGATTCTCATAGTGGCAAGCTTAGTTTCTGTATTTGTGGATCCTTTGTTCTTCTTCTTGCCAATAGTCAGGGAAGAAGGGTGCATAGATAAAGGATCAAGGACTCTTGCAACCATTCTTACTATCATAAGAACAATAGGTgatatattttacatgtttcaGATTTTTGTTCGGTTTCATACTGCTTACATTGCGCCTTCTTCACGAGTCTTTGGGAGAGGAGAGTTTGTCATAGACCCTTCTAGGATTGCCTCAAGGTATCTGCGTAAAGGTTTCTGGTTGGACCTCATTGCAGCCTTGCCTGTACCTCAG GTATTGACATGGCTGATTATACCCAATCTAAATGTCTCAGCAGtcacatatacaaataacatccTCCGGAGTATCATCTTTTTTCAGTATCTCCCAAGAGTTTTTCTCATATTCCCGCTCACATCAAAGATTGTTGAGGCCACAGGCATTGTGACAGAAACAGCATGGGCAGGGGCTGCGTACAACCTTCTGCTTTTTATGTTGGCTAGTCAC gttTCAGGAGCTTGCTGGTACCTTCTATCAGTTGAGCGACAAGAAGCTTGCTGGCGTAGTGCCTGCAACCTTGAGAAGCCATTTTGTGAACAAGTATTCTTAGATTGCCGTTGGGTTAAAAACAGTAAAAGAGTTCATTGGTCCAAATCAAGCAAAGTCACAAATATATGCCATCCAGATAATACTTTTTATCAGTATGGCATATACGGTGAAGCAGTAACCAACAATATTACAAGCTTGGCGTTCTTCAATAAGTACTTTTACAGTCTATGGTGGGGTTTAAAGAATGTGAG CTCCATAGGACAAAGCCTTTCTACAAGCACTTATATTGGAGAAATACTTTTCACCATCATCGTTGCAACTCTAGGGCTGGTTCTCTTTGGATTGCTCATTGGAAATATGCAA AGATACCTAGAATCTATAACCATCCGAGTAGAAGAGTGGCGGATCAAGAGAAGCGATACAGAACAATGGATGCATCACAGGCAGCTGCCTCCAGAACTAAGGCATTCTATTCGGACATACAACCAGTACAAGTGGGTGGCTACCAGAGGAGTTGATGAAGCTGCCCTTCTCAAAGGCCTTCCAATGGATTTGCAAAGAGAAATCAAGCGCCACCTTTGTGTCAATCTAGTCAAACGT GTGCCATTGTTTGATAAAATGGATGAAACAATGCTGGATTGTATATGTGAGAGGCTAAAGCCTGTTCTGGGAACCAAAGGCATGTTCCTTATGCGTGAAGGCCATCCTGTCAACCAAATGCTCTTCATTATTCGTGGTCATCTCGATTCCTACACTACAGATGGAGGTGGTACAGGATGCTTCAACTCATGCCAGATTGGCCCTGGGGATTTCTGTGGTGATGAGTTGTTGACATGGGCGTTGGACCTGCGTCCAAGCGTCATACTTCCATCGTCCACACGTACTGTCAAGGCCATCACCGAAGTAGAGGCATTTACTCTTATTTCTGAGGACTTAAATTTTGTAGCATTACAATTCAGGAGACTGCATAGTAGACAATTTAGGCAAACATTCAGGCACTACTCACACCAATGGAGAACATGGGCTGCTTGTTTTATTCAAGTGGCATGGCGCAGGCATCAGAAGTTAAAAGAAGCAGCTAAATCAAGGAATGGTGAGCTCTCAGTGGGATCATTCTGGGACACTTATGCAGAGAGTCTAATTGCAAACACAAAGAGTGCCAGTTCCAGGCAATCTCCGGAAGCTTATGATGTTGTGAAGAACTCGTTGGAGAAGCCTGCAGAGCCAGACTTTGAGGAGTGA